A single window of Nicotiana sylvestris chromosome 5, ASM39365v2, whole genome shotgun sequence DNA harbors:
- the LOC138868871 gene encoding uncharacterized protein: MASKDWGTGVVDPSRKFVESESKLKEEVQRVKQQMAEMYQSWIRGHPPLSFPANYTENPATISPLSQIQIPTAADITPQPFHTLPAKTTSYPAPLATHALLAPPPATFPRSSNEAVFKVPDAQRYAREPTFKVLDSYSPAPHFEAPGETEKPGNTVEQDEISRKVKILEQSLRNMQGIGIQMSLSYKDLCLFPDVQLPNGFKMPKFDLYDGHGDPVAHLRGYCSKMRGVGGKDKLLMAYFSQSLSGAALEWYARQDVSRWYMWDDMAQDFARHFQYNIEIVSDRMSLAKMEKKPNESFRECRLRWREQAARVIPPMEEKEMVEYFLQAQEPTYFGHLITTVGRSFNDVVKMREIVEDGLKSSKIMSYSALKATTKAIQNETGSLLIQKEHDNFTMVVSESRCGPKGPPHQYTQPQLQS; this comes from the coding sequence atggctagcaaagactggGGCACAGGAGTTGTTGACCCATCGAGGAagtttgtggagtcggagtctaaattgaaagaggaggtccaaagggtgaaacaacagatggcagaaatgtaccagtcttggatcagggggcatcctccactTTCATTCCCtgctaactacactgaaaaccctgcaactatctCACCACTATCCCAAATCCAGATTCCCACTGCTGCTGATAtcaccccacaaccttttcacactctacCCGCCAAAACCACCTCGTATCCCGCCCCTTTGGCCACTCATGCTCTTTTAGCTCCTCCCCCAGctacttttcctcgatcctctaacgagGCTGTGTTCAAAGTCCCTGATGCCCAACGCTATGCTCgagaaccaactttcaaagtcttAGATTCATACTCTCCTGCTCCTCATTTTGAGGCTCCTGGTGAAACTGAAAAACCTGGTAacacagtggagcaagatgagatatccaggaaggtgaaaatcttagagcagtctttaagaaacatgcaagggatagggatCCAGATGAGCTtgtcttacaaagacttgtgtttgtttcctgacgtccaactgcctaatgggtttaagatgccaaagttcgatttatatgacgggcatggagatcccgtggcccatttgagaggatactgcagtaagatgagaggcgtcGGTGGGAAAGATAaattattgatggcgtatttcagtcaaagtctgagtggggcagctctggagtggtacGCCCGCCAAGATGTTAGCAGGTGGTACAtgtgggatgatatggctcaagactTTGCcaggcactttcagtacaatatagaaattgtcTCAGATCGCATGTCCCTTGCCAAGATGGAAaagaagcctaatgaaagctttagggaatgcaggctcagatggagagagcaagctgccaGAGTCATTCCTCCCATGGAAGAAAAAGAAATGGTCGAGTattttcttcaagctcaagaaccaacttactttgggcatttgatcacgACTGTGGGTAggtcttttaatgatgtggtaaaaatgagagaaatagtagaagatgggttgaagtctagcaagatcatgagttattctgctttaaaagccacaacaAAAGCAATTCAGAATGAAACAGGAAGCTTGCTGATTCAGAAGGAACATGATAATTTTACCATGGTAGTTTCAGAGTCACGATGTGGACCAAAAGGTCCCCctcaccaatatacccagcctcaacTCCAATCATaa